In Miscanthus floridulus cultivar M001 chromosome 8, ASM1932011v1, whole genome shotgun sequence, the sequence TTTTCTTGTATTATGCAAGTTAATGCAGCTGATAATTTTTTCCTTGCTGCTTATGTAGCGGAGAACAAAAAAAAGAACAAGTAAAGCCAAATCAGCTCAGTCATCTATTATCCCTATTGAGCATGAAGCACCACAAGCATCTATGTCTTTTCCACCAAGGTTAGCAAGCTGTAAACTTATGGTCATGGTTAAATAACTGTTTCAGTCCTAACAAATTGCTATTTTGTTGCCGCAGCCAAAATTTGGAACCTGCAAATAAGAAAAAGGGGAAACAACCTAATGCTACTTCTCAAGTATCGAAAAGGTTACTACCTGTACTTTTTAAATTTGTATAATGACACATGAAAAGTTGTTTGATTTTTAAGTTTCTTATTTTTTTCTCATAGTCAAAGTCAAGGAACTACAAGTAAGAAGAATGGAAACTGTGATAGGTCTGGTTCTTGACATTCAAGAAGGTAATACTTTTAATTCTGAATATATATTATGATacatgaaatatataaaaaaaaattctaagtTGCTTGCTTTTTCCTACAGTCCAACCTTAGAAACCATAAGTactaataagagaaaacatgctAACTCAAATTCTGGAACATTCAAAAGGTAATTCTCTCCGTTCCTATATGTATAGCTGTTGTCCATTCCCTACAGTTCAGCATTGCTGTTGTTGTTTTAGTCCCATGagttttatccaaaaattattatTCTTTGAGATGTACAGATGCAGATCAAGAAGTGGCTCCGATCAGCCGGAGCCGGTCTCCACTAAAATCCCTTTGGCCGGTGAGCAAACAGCTGCACCTGTGAAGAAAAATGGTAGAGGGAAAAAGAAACAAATTGCTAAAAAGATTTCGATCTATCCTATAGCACCATTAGATAGCCCTGCCATGAGCACCAGAAGCAAGAAAACCGATCCAGCAAGCCCTGCCAAGGGTACTAGAAGCAAAAGGAGACTCAAGCTTGTGATTCTCGCTAAAAACTTATGATATGTATGCATGTCGACTTGATGTAATGTTTGAACATATACGTACGCGAACATTAAGAGTGTCGGTAGCTATGGACCATTTGTATTTGCTACGTGAAGTGAACTGTTTGAACTAATTTATATTGAGATCTCATTAGTGTTTATCTATATAACGTGGATGAATTTTATTGCACATATATGTACGTAAACCGTCGGATGGATGGGAGCAGGTAAGGTGTTGACACGAGCAGAGCAGACAGCTCAAGTACGTCATCACTAGTCAGCTACGTACGAAGGCGTGGCTCTCATGTCTCATCGCTCGCTGCTGATTAGGTCCTCTTGCTTCCGTGCTACTTTTGGCTCCATCCTTTTGGAATGAAGGATGTTTATTTCGTAACACATGTTTAGAAGATGCTTGATCGGTGAAGGCACAATAGCCATTTTGTTCCCTCGTATATTAGCCGAGGCTTAATTTCATCATTAAACTTTCAAAACGGTTGTTTAGGTCTTTAAATTTTAGTTTTAGGTTTAATTTTATCCTACAACTACGAAGATGATCGTTTTAGTCCTTAAATTTTATattttgggctcaatttcatccataaactatcaaagtgcatttaatttttattttcaactcaattttatctatttaaaaagaaaactttatattttaggcacaatttcatccataaattgTCAAAATTATAGATCTGATATTGTTTCAGTATATCCATATATTCTTAAAGAATAAATAATGTTCGATGCAACTGTAATTGCTCTCACAAATATCATTTAGTTGGATATATATAAACAACACCATTATAAGGTAACACTAAAAATAACAGCATGGAATTATTAATGGCCACGAAAGAGTTTttggataaatattatttttctatctccAATCGATGGTGGTGTTGGAGCTAACCACGTACAACAGTGCAGCGTTCCATGTACAACGTAGACAAAGTTGTGTTGAAAATAAaagttcaaaaaataaaatacactttgatagtttataatgaaattgagcctaaaatGCAAAGTTTGAAGACTAAAATGATCATCTTCGTAGTTCTATAATGAAATTGAGTCTAAAAGTAGAGTTTAAGGAGTAATAGCTATTTTAAAAATTTAGAGATGAAATTGAGCCTCAAGTGATAACTGAAGGACCAAAATGATTATTCTGCCATCCGTGAACAACAAACCAAGTCACAGTAGTCATGGGCCATCGTTTTTCCGTGGATTATACTAGCACATCTTTTCCTCGATCGACCTTGGCTTATTGGGTCCCGTCGTTGTTGCATACCTAACCCAACTGCCCATAATCACTGACGTCTTCTTCCCTCGGAAGGCCGCCGGCTCTCAAACAAAAGTCTAACATATCTGTTAGCTTCTTCCCTCACCTAACAGTGCTTTGCTCAGCATGACCAATCCAGCTTCAGTCTCAGGCTTCTAGAAGGAAAACTTTTATTTGAAGAATACCGACACAGACATGTGGAACccaagttttttttatttaactTTGGATTTTTGATAAAAGATCACTCCAGCAGAAAAGTTGGGCATTTTCAGAGATAGATGGACCAATTGGCACCGTAATAGTACATATACCTTAACGTATTAGACACCATATATGATTATATATCAATAAGCAACATATATAAATACTGTAATAAGAATGATTATGTCACAGCAAATAAAATCATCATATTATACAAAAATATGTCCATATACATAGACGGAGATCGAAGAGAAATAATAAGACACCATGAATGAAGAAGATACACAAGCGAAGGAAAACAACAATAAAGAAAGCATCACGCATCAATGATACAGTAGTACATCACGAAATTAAACCAGCAAATAATAACCAGTGTAGCTAGCTCTCTACCGTACGTACATTCCGGCCGCCAGAATGAAAACGCTAGCtcatcaagaagaagaataatCCTGCACTGCCTCTACCCTCGCAAGATCAGGATGGTACGGTGCATGATCAGAAGAGGGCGAGCTTGACGAGCacggcggcggccacggcgagCGCGGGGCCGGCCGTGAGGCGCACGGACGCGCTGCCCGGGGTGCCAGTGCCAGTGCCAGGGGCGGGGGCGCTGGGGGTGGTGGGTGTGCTGGGGGGGCTGGGCGAGCCGCCGGTGCCGGGGGTGGGGGGCGTCGAgggggaggagccggagccgacgGTGACAGCGAGCTTCATGCCGGCGCTGCAGTGGCCGGTGAAGCCGCAGATGTAGTAGTGGGTGCCGGAGGTGAGGGTGACGGTGGCCGGGCCGTTCTGGGTGGTGTTGGCGGCGTTGCTGGTGGAGCAGCCGTCGTATCCGCTCTTGTCCACCTCCACCACGTCGTGGGCACCGGTGACGAAGTTGAACACTGCATCCACGCATGCATGCAATTTCATTCATTCATCATATATAACTAAAGTAACAAAAGAAAATTAAAAGATGCATGCATGGTGGTGATCGAGGACAGGACAGACAGAGGAGAGGACCGACGCACGCACCTAGCTCGTCTCCAGCCGCGAAGGTCTTGCCACTGACCCAGGTGGTGTAGCTGACGCTGCCAAGAGTCCACCCGCTAGTgtcgccgacggtgaacgtgaccGCCGAGGCCGCCGCGACGGAGCTCACAACGACGAGCAGCGCGATCAGAGTGGAACGGGACGCCATGGCTAAGGTTACGTTGGAGCGGCCAAGGAtcggagctgctgctgcttgcttgTGGACGAAACGTACGATCGAGCTAGTAGGCAGCACAGGAAGTAGCTTTATCGATGTCGATCGTGGATGAGATGAGATGATGAGACTGGCCGGGTTGCACGATGCCTGCCTTTTATAGAGCAATCATGCATTAAGCCAGGGAAGAAACGCGCGGCGGCGGGTgcagaggagaagggagagggagtCGTTGGTCCACGCTTGGCCGCTCCTTCCTTTGAATTGGGTTCAATTCAACTTTTCCTTGTGTTCTCTTCTGCACCTCACCTGCACCGCCGTACCACCAACATAATCAATCGCCGCATGCAGCCCGCAGGTGTTTCGTGTGTGTGAAAATATAATACTTGGCGTTGAATATGTATGCACCACCACACTCGTTCAAACATTTATTTCTTGTCGATCCATTGATCCTCTTCATGTTATTATTAGTATTTTATTTCCACGCAAAATAATTAAGAAtgtaagagcatcttcaagagtttatcaaattttacttagcaaatcttgtgatttgccaactcccaaaattatatgccaagtaaaaaaataatccatctccaagagtttggcatttttgacttggtaaaataaaaaaacccgttaacaaaacgaagagGCCCGCTAAGTGAACGAAGAGctccgctaagcgaacgaagagccccgctaagagaacgaagagccccgctaataaacgaagagccccggatgccaaGCCGTATAAACGCGCGTATATTTGCTCGCGCGGAGGGAAGATTTGTCAAGTTGCTATTGATGCtaagttgttttgccaaactgttggaggttattttttcttgttttgctaaaattatatggatgccaagttAATATAggaaactcttagagatgctctaagatGACCTCATGCATGCTCCGTATCCCTCCCTTGAAATTGGGCATTGGAATTAGAATTTTATATGCTGCTGGTTCGCCGGAGCTATCTAGCAACTATACCAACTGAAAAAAAAAGTGGTTTAATTTTCTGCGCAGGAACATGTATGGCAGGTGTGGGTCGTCGTCAATGATCTCCCCCACTTCTTCTTcggtcttgtttagattgtaagttttttcactctcttttcatcacattaaatctttggacacatatatggagtattaaatgtagataaaaaaataactaattacatagtttgattgtaaattacgagacgaatcttttgagcctagttagaccatgattggacaataattatcaaatacaaacgaaagtactacaataccaaatactaatttctaaccccaatctaaacaaggccttcctctcttcttcctttCCCCGAATGCGACTGGTTCCATCATGTATGGTAGGTGTGGGTCGTCGTCAATGATCGTTATCATCGGTCATCGCTTTGCATGCATTTCCGGCCATACATGAAGATCGATTCAACTAATTTGTTTACACTGAGTCGTCAATAGCTCCCTCTCTTTTGtaattttctttctttatttcaCTCATTCATGGTCCAATGCTTCTAGACGGTTACAAGTATTAGCTAGGCCTTTCTTTGTGCATTTTGTCATAGGACACGCAGCACCAGATTAATTGAACGGAAGACGCGTCGATTAAATAAAGAAAGAGAGATTGAGCAGCACTAGATGATAGAGTGGTTAGGAGAAGCGATGCCAAAGCTTCAAGCCACGATTTATTTGTATAGCCGCCACAGTAGTGGTACAGCATTTACCTCCTCTCACCACAAGAAGCAGCAGTGCGGGCTGATCGATACACCATTATATTTGCCAAAAAGGCTACTGATGTTATAATCAGGCAAATTTTGTTCACAAACACCATTCAATCACGTGTAATTTGTTGATGCACACCATCATCTTTGAAATTTGCTCAGTACTGTTTTGGCTCTAGACACCGCACACAATAAAATAACCGTTTATCCAACATTATGGGAGAGAAGGGGTGTGAAAggtctcttttgccctccactCTATCTATCTACTTCCACTCCACGTCATCCCTTTCCCGTGGTAAGCAGCCGCTGAACACCTCGGTATAGTCCAATAGTGGGCCCCTGAATGTCACCGAA encodes:
- the LOC136472616 gene encoding chemocyanin-like; the encoded protein is MASRSTLIALLVVVSSVAAASAVTFTVGDTSGWTLGSVSYTTWVSGKTFAAGDELVFNFVTGAHDVVEVDKSGYDGCSTSNAANTTQNGPATVTLTSGTHYYICGFTGHCSAGMKLAVTVGSGSSPSTPPTPGTGGSPSPPSTPTTPSAPAPGTGTGTPGSASVRLTAGPALAVAAAVLVKLALF